A stretch of the Malus sylvestris chromosome 10, drMalSylv7.2, whole genome shotgun sequence genome encodes the following:
- the LOC126584617 gene encoding protein argonaute 2-like, translating into MESTGAGEWRKGIWRDSDGDERGSGGDKEIGRGGWGSYGGSRGGGGRGSQYHRQQPPQEQHDNKWGRPGRPSPWSGRPNRAWVSTAPSPASPALANSPTSPPPPDTFVPRLRSLEISKQTPASSSSDNADKNLSAKRPDNGGTKAIQTVMLRSNHFNISFNPESIIMHYGVDVKSETPAPNHMKISKSELSAIRKKLSSDKPTDFPLSSTAYDGEKNIFSAVRLPTGSFKVEVPDEEDMRFTTYIFTIKLVNELKLCKLKEYMSGHLLSIPRDILHGMDLVMKENPSRRLIAVGRNYYPVDTSLNDDLGHGISASRGFQDSVRLTSQGPSLCLDYSVLAFYKRLPVIDFLQEQITGFTLNNFERFRREVERVLRGLKVTVMHRKTKQKYIIKGLTDKNAGDITFYDVDIDGQFPPRKVRLVDYFRERYKGIQYKDIPCLDLGKNGRRNDTPMEFCVLAEGQKYSKERLDREAAMMLRSRSLAQPRDRQRKICDIIRSDDGPCGGGIIENFGIEINKNMTPVTGRVIGPPELKFGASDGKVNKVTVDREKCNWNLIGKSVMEGKPINRWALLDFTCHDRFVLNHGFIPKLINRCNELGIRMEEPLSYQGTTMRPFSSVQMLRQVLESVNEEVHKKGKGYLQLIICVMPRRDPGYKYLKWISETQIGIVTQCCLSNMANKANEKYLGNLALKINAKLGGSNVELIDRLPLFGGAGHVMFVGADVNHPAAQNKKSPSIAAVVATVNWPALNRYAARVRPQQHRSERILSFGDMCLELVETYERLNKVKPDRIVVFRDGVSEGQFDMVLNEELLDMKRAFGCKKYYPTITLVVAQKRHHTRLFLENVKDGSPTCNVLPGTVVDTTIVHPFEFDFYLCSHYGSLGTSKPTHYYVLWDEHRFTSDQLQKLIYDLCFTLARCTKPVALVPPVYYADLVAYRGRLYHESIERQSRDSVSSSSYYSSSSSAAAALASSPHSVASLDDKFYKLHADLENIMFFI; encoded by the exons ATGGAAAGCACCGGCGCCGGCGAATGGCGAAAAGGAATATGGAGAGACAGTGACGGCGATGAAAGAGGGAGTGGAGGAGACAAAGAGATTGGAAGAGGCGGTTGGGGAAGTTATGGCGGTTCCAGGGGTGGTGGTGGTAGAGGGTCCCAGTACCACCGTCAACAACCACCGCAGGAGCAGCATGATAACAAGTGGGGCCGTCCGGGGAGACCTTCTCCATGGAGCGGTAGGCCCAACAGAGCGTGGGTGTCCACAGCGCCCTCCCCTGCATCTCCAGCCCTAGCGAACTCTCCTACTTCCCCTCCTCCCCCTG ATACTTTTGTTCCTCGATTGCGATCTCTGGAAATTTCGAAACAGACGcctgcttcatcttcttcggaCAATGCAGACAAGAATCTCTCAGCAAAACGGCCAGACAACGGAGGCACAAAAGCTATCCAAACTGTTATGCTTCGTTCTAATCATTTTAATATCTCGTTCAATCCTGAGAGTATCATAATGCACTACGGTGTTGATGTCAAATCAGAGACCCCTGCTCCTAATCATATGAAAATTTCCAAGTCTGAGCTCTCTGCAATCAGGAAGAAGCTATCCTCTGATAAACCTACGGACTTTCCATTGTCAAGTACTGCATACGATGGTGAAAAGAACATCTTCAGTGCAGTGCGGTTGCCCACTGGATCATTTAAGGTAGAGGTTCCTGATGAAGAAGACATGCGGTTTACTACATACATATTTACTATAAAGTTAGTAAACGAGCTCAAGCTTTGCAAGTTGAAGGAGTACATGAGTGGCCACCTATTGTCTATCCCTCGTGATATATTACACGGTATGGATTTGGTGATGAAAGAGAATCCAAGTAGGCGCTTGATTGCTGTTGGGCGAAACTATTACCCTGTGGATACTAGTCTAAACGATGACCTTGGACATGGTATTTCTGCATCTAGAGGGTTTCAAGATTCTGTAAGGCTCACTTCCCAAGGTCCTTCCCTGTGTCTTGACTACTCAGTCCTGGCATTTTATAAGCGCTTGCCAGTTATAGATTTTCTCCAAGAGCAGATTACGGGTTTTACTTTAAATAATTTCGAGAGGTTTAGGAGAGAGGTTGAGCGTGTGTTGAGAGGACTGAAAGTAACTGTGATGCACCGTAAAACCAAGCAAAAGTACATCATCAAGGGGCTGACTGATAAGAATGCAGGAGATATTACATTTTATGATGTAGACATAGACGGCCAGTTTCCGCCAAGGAAAGTTAGACTTGTCGATTATTTCAGGGAAAGATACAAGGGAATCCAGTATAAAGACATTCCTTGCTTGGATTTGGGGAAAAATGGTAGAAGGAATGATACACCTATGGAGTTCTGTGTGTTAGCTGAGGGGCAAAAGTATTCAAAGGAGCGCTTGGACAGAGAAGCAGCCATGATGCTGAGGAGTAGGTCATTGGCTCAACCGCGTGATAGGCAGAGGAAGATATGCGACATTATACGATCTGATGATGGACCCTGTGG TGGTGGcataattgaaaattttggaattgaAATTAACAAGAATATGACACCAGTAACAGGGCGTGTCATTGGCCCACCAGAATTGAAGTTCGGTGCTTCTGATGGCAAGGTGAATAAGGTAACAGTTGACAGAGAGAAATGCAACTGGAATCTGATTGGAAAGTCTGTAATGGAAGGAAAACCAATCAATCGCTGGGCTTTACTTGACTTCACCTGTCATGATCGATTTGTACTGAACCACGGCTTCATCCCAAAGCTCATCAATCGGTGCAATgagctgggaatcagaatggAAGAGCCTCTTTCATACCAAGGCACTacaatgagaccattctctagTGTTCAGATGCTTCGCCAGGTACTTGAAAGTGTTAATGAAGAGGTACACAAGAAAGGAAAAGGCTACTTGCAATTAATTATTTGTGTAATGCCTAGAAGAGATCCTGGTTACAAGTATCTGAAGTGGATCTCCGAGACTCAAATTGGTATAGTGACACAGTGCTGCTTGTCAAATATGGCCAACAAAGCAAATGAAAAGTATCTTGGAAACCTTGCACTTAAGATTAATGCAAAGCTTGGAGGTAGTAATGTAGAGCTAATTGATCGGCTCCCCCTCTTTGGGGGTGCAGGCCATGTTATGTTTGTGGGGGCCGATGTCAATCATCCTGCtgcgcaaaacaaaaaaagtccATCAATTGCGGCTGTTGTTGCCACTGTAAACTGGCCTGCTTTGAATCGTTATGCTGCACGAGTTCGACCCCAGCAACACCGTAGCGAAAGGATATTGAGTTTTGGAGACATGTGCCTGGAGCTTGTTGAAACTTATGAGCGATTGAATAAAGTCAAGCCAGACAGAATTGTTGTCTTCCGTGATGGAGTCAGTGAGGGCCAGTTTGATATGGTTCTAAATGAAGAGTTACTAGATATGAAGAGGGCTTTCGGATGTAAAAAATACTATCCTACCATAACACTTGTTGTTGCCCAAAAGCGGCACCATACTCGTTTGTTTCTAGAGAATGTGAAGGATGGGAGTCCAACATGCAATGTGTTACCGGGAACTGTTGTGGATACAACAATCGTGCACCCGTTTGAGTTTGACTTTTATCTTTGCAGTCATTATGGATCCCTCGGAACAAGCAAACCCACACACTACTATGTTCTTTGGGATGAGCATAGGTTTACCTCTGACCAATTGCAGAAGCTCATTTATGACTTATGCTTCACCTTAGCAAGGTGTACTAAACCTGTAGCTTTGGTACCACCGGTATACTATGCTGACCTTGTTGCATATAGAGGGCGGTTATACCATGAGAGTATTGAGCGACAGTCTCGAGATTCAGTATCTTCCTCCTCCTACtattcttcatcatcatcagcagcagcagcattgGCATCGTCACCACACTCAGTGGCTTCTCTAGATGATAAGTTTTATAAATTGCATGCTGACCTGGAAAACATAATGTTTTTCATATGA
- the LOC126588015 gene encoding putative E3 ubiquitin-protein ligase LIN-1, protein MASLKELLTQERVGLEKNKYPKGQKPLMYRERDELTALFLPVHICQDRKSYDFSHHKARTRKGSSRRVSTTSERSNSKSLVSESSMASEPAAIDELTTRAVVSILSGYVGRYVKDEGFRETIREKCRACLVRKKKDLDNGMLGNLELGVESVEKLVEDQWSESMEVRTKKVKNTIRVLNVVGSSKSSNSHLSACAQLYLSVVHKIEKNDRLSARHLLQVFCDSASLARTHFLPDLWEHFFLPHLLHVKIWYAREMDVLSSSEDGEKEKKMKAVARAYDEQMDMGTTKFALYYKEWLQVGAEARPVPPTIPLPSSIRSCRSSRRRSSDSYTSHSSLNKNLYHAVFGPTLERKSVELNHRNGVLNDTWGLDEVEKLCVDEDDYNHLGYVHSGERSSRRRSSSENHRNPVIALWPEAETQKTGHFGFFRCQNAPTECLVNKNLMVKNNSIRNQDNSHLPPLSNLSRAISTIYSSDNLSDCESAIRVITKAWLDSHGDPVIEVELSKPPVIQGMLEVLFVSSNDEILELVISVLAEFVARNEMIRHIILNSDPQLEFLMRLLKSSGLFLKAAILLYLLKPKAKQMISVGWVALVLRVLEFGDQLQTLFTVRCSPQVAALYLLDQLLTGFDEDRNLENAREVVSLGGLSLLVTKIERGETRERNNVASVIARCVRADGSCRNYLADFLNKASLLELIVLGNGTGSAFALLIEILCLSRRTKITEILNGLKEGSGGVNTMQILLVYLQRAPLEERPLIAVVLLQLDLMGDPFRSSVYREEAIEAIIEALSSRTCSKKVQQRSSRALLMLGGRFSYTGEASTEQGLLQQAGYSHWPRNSFHFKENVVDGLAHSNEDEAATENWQRKTAIVLFKNGNRKLLVALSDSMANGIPSLARSSLVTVSWMSRFVDAVGDEDLGSMACSVLVPQLLESLNYDRDVEERVLTSYTLLNLAKSSVHQNVPMLSSVGKELLRKLQNLSLVTWTANELISIITSN, encoded by the exons ATGGCTTCCTTGAAGGAACTGCTCACCCAAGAACGAGTCGGACTAGAAAAAAATAAGTACCCGAAAGGCCAGAAACCATTGATGTACAGAGAAAGAGATGAACTTACGGCTCTATTTCTGCCTGTGCACATCTGCCAGGATCGAAAAAGTTACGATTTTTCGCACCACAAGGCTCGGACGCGAAAAGGGTCGTCGAGGAGGGTGAGTACTACTTCGGAGAGGTCGAATTCCAAGTCATTGGTTTCGGAGAGTTCGATGGCTAGTGAGCCTGCTGCCATTGATGAACTTACCACTAGAGCTGTGGTTTCGATACTTAGCGGTTATGTTGGGAGGTATGTGAAGGATGAGGGTTTTCGGGAAACAATCCGCGAAAAGTGCAGGGCTTGCTTGGTGAGAAAGAAAAAGGATCTGGATAATGGGATGTTGGGAAACTTGGAACTGGGTGTTGAAAGTGTTGAGAAGTTGGTGGAAGATCAATGGTCGGAAAGTATGGAAGTTAGGACGAAAAAAGTGAAGAATACGATTCGGGTTTTGAACGTTGTTGGTTCCTCAAAATCTAGCAATTCTCATCTCTCTGCTTGTGCTCAGCTCTACTTGTCGGTTGTTCACAAGATTGAGAAAAATGACCGGCTTTCCGCGAGGCACTTGCTTCAAGTGTTCTGTGATTCAGCGAGTTTGGCACGAACACATTTTCTTCCTGATCTTTGGGAGCATTTCTTTCTTCCACATCTTTTACATGTGAAGATTTGGTATGCCAGGGAAATGGATGTTCTTTCGAGCTCAGAGGACGgcgagaaggagaagaaaatgaaagcCGTGGCAAGAGCGTACGATGAACAAATGGATATGGGAACTACAAAGTTTGCTTTGTACTACAAAGAGTGGCTTCAAGTTGGGGCTGAGGCCCGTCCTGTTCCTCCTACTATACCTTTGCCTTCTTCGATACGCAGTTGCAGATCATCAAGAAGGAGATCATCGGATTCTTACACTTCACATTCCTCGctcaacaaaaattt ATACCACGCTGTGTTTGGCCCCACGCTTGAGCGAAAATCTGTGGAGCTCAATCATCGAAATGGAGTTTTGAACGATACTTGGGGTCTAGATGAGGTGGAAAAGTTGTGTGTAGATGAAGATGATTACAACCATCTCGGTTATGTTCAT AGTGGAGAAAGGTCTAGTCGGAGAAGGTCATCAAGCGAAAATCATAGAAATCCAGTAATCGCGCTATGGCCTGAGGCAGAGACACAGAAGACGGGCCATTTTGGATTCTTTAGATGCCAGAATGCACCAACAGAATGCTTGGTGAACAAGAATCTCATGGTCAAGAACAATTCAATCCGTAACCAAGATAACTCCCATCTTCCACCTCTAAGCAACTTAAGCCGGGCTATTAGCACTATCTACTCCTCCGATAATCTAAGCGATTGCGAAAGTGCAATTCGTGTGATTACCAAGGCTTGGTTGGACTCCCATGGTGATCCTGTCATTGAGGTTGAGCTATCAAAGCCACCTGTTATTCAGGGAATGCTGGAGGTGTTGTTTGTTTCTAGTAATGACGAAATTTTGGAATTAGTAATCTCGGTTTTAGCTGAATTTGTAGCGAGAAACGAGATGATTAGACATATCATACTGAACTCGGATCCACAGCTTGAGTTTCTTATGAGACTTCTAAAAAGCAGTGGTCTATTTTTGAAAGCTGCAATTCTGCTTTACTTGTTGAAGCCAAAGGCAAAACAGATGATATCTGTCGGATGGGTGGCACTAGTCCTTCGAGTACTAGAGTTTGGAGATCAGTTGCAGACGCTATTCACAGTTCGTTGCAGTCCTCAAGTGGCGGCGTTGTACCTTTTAGACCAGCTTCTTACCGGTTTTGATGAAGACCGAAACTTGGAGAATGCAAGAGAGGTAGTTTCTCTTGGAGGGTTGAGCCTTCTGGTGACAAAAATCGAGAGAGGGGAAACTCGTGAGAGGAACAACGTTGCTTCAGTCATTGCACGTTGTGTTCGAGCTGATGGAAGCTGTCGAAACTACTTGGCTGATTTTCTCAACAAGGCTTCTCTTCTTGAACTCATTGTACTTGGAAATGGTACTGGCTCTGCATTCGCTTTGTTGATCGAAATACTATGCCTTAGTAG ACGAACAAAAATCACTGAAATCCTAAATGGACTGAAAGAAGGATCCGGCGGCGTTAACACAATGCAGATTTTGTTGGTCTATCTGCAGAGAGCTCCACTTGAAGAACGCCCGTTGATTGCAGTCGTTTTACTTCAGCTTGATCTTATG GGAGACCCTTTCAGGAGCAGTGTATATAGAGAAGAAGCCATTGAAGCAATCATAGAAGCTTTAAGCAGTCGAACATGCAGCAAAAAAGTCCAGCAACGATCGTCAAGAGCTCTCTTAATGTTGGGAGGCCGGTTTTCTTACACCGGCGAGGCATCAACAGAACAGGGGCTTTTACAACAAGCCGGTTACAGTCATTGGCCAAGAAATTCATTTCACTTCAAAGAAAATGTTGTGGATGGTTTGGCGCACTCG AACGAAGACGAAGCAGCAACGGAAAATTGGCAAAGGAAAACAGCCATTGTTTTGTTCAAAAACGGCAACAGGAAACTACTCGTGGCCCTTTCGGATTCCATGGCGAATGGCATCCCGAGTTTGGCGCGATCGAGCCTTGTGACGGTGTCGTGGATGAGTAGGTTTGTCGATGCAGTCGGAGATGAAGATTTAGGGTCCATGGCATGCTCGGTTCTTGTGCCTCAGCTGCTAGAATCACTGAATTATGACAGAGATGTGGAGGAAAGAGTGCTTACTTCATATACATTGCTGAATCTAGCAAAAAGTTCAG TTCATCAAAACGTCCCTATGCTATCATCAGTGGGCAAAGAGTTGCTTAGGAAACTTCAGAACCTGTCCTTAGTGACATGGACGGCTAATGAGCTTATTTCAATCATCACAAGCAACTAA
- the LOC126585378 gene encoding antimicrobial peptide D1-like — MAKTSMSICLSVLLVLFIVFAVADSELIGCRDWSYSSTWQGSCLWSPNCNKACTEREGATAGACLLFKCVCYDGKGCPQGRLPEH, encoded by the exons ATGGCTAAAACCTCAATGTCAATCTGCCTTTCTGTGCTCTTGGTTTTGTTCATTGTCTTTGCAGTTGCAG ATAGCGAGCTTATAGGATGCCGTGATTGGTCGTATAGTAGCACATGGCAGGGTTCATGCTTGTGGAGTCCAAATTGCAACAAGGCATGCACAGAACGGGAAGGTGCGACTGCTGGAGCCTGCTTACTTTTCAAATGCGTTTGCTATGATGGTAAAGGTTGTCCGCAAGGCCGCCTCCCTGAACACTAA
- the LOC126588047 gene encoding antimicrobial peptide D1-like translates to MAKTSKSISLSVLFVLFIVFAVADSELIGCRDWSYSSTWQGSCLWSPNCNKACTEREGATAGACLLFKCVCYDGKGCPQGRLAP, encoded by the exons atggctAAAACCTCAAAATCAATCTCCCTTTCTgtgctttttgttttgttcatcGTCTTTGCAGTTGCAG ATAGCGAGCTTATAGGATGCCGTGATTGGTCTTATAGTAGCACATGGCAGGGTTCATGCTTGTGGAGTCCAAATTGCAACAAGGCTTGCACAGAACGGGAAGGTGCGACCGCCGGAGCCTGCTTACTTTTCAAATGCGTTTGCTATGATGGTAAAGGTTGTCCGCAAGGCCGGCTAGCTCCCTGA
- the LOC126587989 gene encoding protein argonaute 2-like codes for MERGGGSGGYRGRGMGRGRGSDGGGGGRGDQGGYGRGNGGRGGGGGGERGRGGHGGGPQFHHHQPQQQQQQQRQPNQNRSQQARPNPWNSPAPARVWGPRAPAPPPSPAGPAPNISPAPDNLVPAMQSMAISRQAPASSSLDKAANLVQVKRPDNGGTKAIRTARLRANHFNLSFNPESIIMHYDVDVKPEHPAKNGLPVKISKSELSAIRNKLFSDDPSKFPLLSTAYDGGKNIFSAVPLPTGSFKVEIPEEEGTRFSSYIFTIKLAKELQLRKLKEYLSGQLLDIPRNILQSMDLVMKENPARRMIAVGRNFYPTEFDPNDDLGYGVAAFRGFQHSLKLTSQGPTLCLDYSVLAFHKRMSVTEFLQEQIRGFTLNDFKRFRREVEDALKGLKVTVTHRKTKQTYVIMGLTDKNAGEITFDAVDIDGQSPPRKVRLPDYFRDKYREIQYKNIPCLDLGKNGKRNDTPMEFCVLVEGQRYPKEYLGKEAAVMLKNISLPSPRDRQNMISNMVRSNDGPSGGGIIQNFGFEVNQNLTPVTGRVIVPPELKLGASDGKVIKVTVDREKCQWNLVGKTLVEGKPIKCWAVLDFSSSDRFKLDPNQFISKLIARCNRLGIRMGEPVLYETTSMRPFSSVQMLRPLLESVYEKAKKEGNGYLQLLVCVMSKRDPGYKHLKWIAETQIGIVTQCCLSNMANKANDQYLANLALKINAKLGGSNVELNDRLPLVGGAGHVMFVGADVNHPAARNTTSPSIAAVVATVNWPAANRYAARVRSQYHRVEKIMKFGDMCLELVESYERLNKVKPEKIIIFRDGVSEGQFDMVLNEELLDLKMAFESIKYHPTITLIVAQKRHHTRLFLENPRDGGSAGNISPGTVVDTTIVHPFEFDFYLCSHYGALGTSKPTHYHVLWDEHRFTSDQLQKLIYDLCFTFARCTKPVSLIPPVYYADLVAYRGRLYYESTEGQSPASVSSSSSSSSTHSPLSAASLDERFCKLHADLENIMFFV; via the exons ATGGAAAGAGGCGGCGGTAGCGGTGGATACAGAGGAAGGGGAATGGGAAGAGGGAGAGgcagtgatggtggtggtggtggaagggGTGATCAAGGCGGGTATGGCAGAGGAAATGGAGGGAGAggtggaggaggtggaggagagagaggaagaggcgGTCATGGTGGCGGGCCACAGTTCCACCACCATCAGCCACAACAGCAGCAACAGCAGCAACGACAGCCGAATCAGAATCGGAGTCAGCAAGCGAGGCCTAATCCATGGAATAGTCCCGCTCCTGCCAGAGTATGGGGCCCCAGAGCGCCTGCTCCGCCTCCATCTCCGGCCGGACCGGCCCCGAACATCTCTCCTGCTCCTG ATAATCTTGTTCCGGCAATGCAATCAATGGCAATTTCAAGACAGGCAcctgcttcatcttctttagaCAAGGCGGCCAATCTTGTCCAAGTAAAACGGCCTGATAATGGGGGCACAAAAGCTATCCGAACTGCTAGGCTTCGCGCTAATCATTTTAATCTCTCGTTCAATCCTGAAAGTATTATAATGCACTATGATGTTGATGTTAAACCGGAACACCCTGCTAAGAATGGCCTTCCTGTGAAGATATCAAAGTCTGAACTTTCTGCAATCAGGAACAAGTTATTCTCTGATGATCCTTCGAAATTTCCCTTGTTAAGTACCGCATATGATGGTGGAAAGAACATTTTCAGTGCAGTGCCGTTGCCCACTGGATCATTTAAGGTGGAGATTCCTGAGGAAGAAGGCACACGGTTCAGTTCGTACATTTTTACTATAAAGCTTGCGAAGGAGCTCCAGCTTCGCAAGTTGAAGGAGTACCTAAGCGGTCAGCTGTTGGATATCCCTCGTAATATATTGCAGAGTATGGATTTGGTTATGAAAGAGAATCCAGCTAGACGCATGATAGCTGTTGGGCGAAACTTTTACCCTACTGAATTTGATCCAAACGATGACCTTGGATATGGTGTTGCTGCCTTCAGAGGTTTTCAGCATAGCTTGAAGCTCACATCCCAGGGTCCTACCTTGTGTCTCGATTACTCAGTCTTGGCATTTCATAAGCGCATGTCAGTTACAGAATTTCTCCAAGAGCAGATAAGGGGTTTTACATTAAATGATTTCAAGAGGTTTAGGAGAGAGGTTGAGGATGCATTGAAGGGATTGAAAGTTACTGTGACTCACCGGAAAACCAAGCAAACGTACGTCATCATGGGGCTGACTGATAAGAATGCAGGAGAAATTACATTTGATGCTGTAGACATAGATGGCCAGAGTCCACCAAGGAAAGTTAGACTTCCTGATTATTTCAGGGACAAATACAGAGAGATACAGTACAAAAACATTCCCTGCTTGGATTTAGGGAAAAATGGTAAAAGGAATGATACACCAATGGAGTTCTGTGTCTTAGTTGAGGGGCAAAGGTATCCAAAGGAGTATTTGGGGAAAGAAGCAGCCGTCATGCTGAAGAACATCTCATTGCCTTCACCAAGAGACAGACAGAACATGATATCCAACATGGTACGATCAAATGATGGACCTTCCGG TGGTGGCATCATTCAAAATTTTGGATTTGAGGTCAACCAGAATCTGACACCAGTGACAGGGCGTGTGATTGTCCCACCTGAGTTGAAGTTGGGTGCTTCTGATGGCAAGGTGATTAAGGTGACTGTTGACAGAGAGAAATGTCAATGGAATCTGGTTGGGAAGACTCTTGTGGAAGGAAAACCAATCAAGTGCTGGGCCGTGCTTGACTTCAGCAGTTCTGATCGTTTCAAACTGGACCCTAACCAGTTCATCTCAAAGCTCATCGCTCGGTGCAACAGACTGGGAATCAGAATGGGAGAACCTGTTTTGTATGAAACCACTTCAATGAGGCCATTCTCTAGTGTTCAGATGCTTCGTCCACTGCTTGAAAGCGTCTATGAAAAGGCAAAAAAAGAAGGCAATGGCTACTTGCAGTTACTTGTTTGTGTAATGTCTAAAAGAGACCCTGGTTACAAGCATCTGAAGTGGATTGCTGAGACTCAAATTGGTATAGTGACGCAGTGCTGCTTGTCAAATATGGCCAACAAAGCAAATGACCAGTACCTTGCAAATCTTGCACTCAAGATCAATGCCAAGCTTGGAGGCAGTAATGTAGAGCTAAATGATCGGCTCCCCCTTGTAGGGGGTGCAGGCCATGTTATGTTTGTGGGGGCTGATGTCAATCATCCTGCCGCGCGAAACACAACAAGTCCATCAATTGCAGCAGTTGTTGCCACTGTAAACTGGCCTGCTGCGAATCGTTATGCTGCACGAGTTCGATCCCAGTACCATCGTGTGGAGAAGATAATGAAATTTGGAGACATGTGTCTGGAGCTTGTTGAATCTTATGAGCGATTGAATAAAGTCAAGCCAGAGAAAATTATTATCTTCCGTGATGGAGTCAGTGAGGGCCAGTTTGATATGGTTCTCAACGAAGAGTTGCTAGATCTGAAGATGGCTTTTGAAAGTATAAAATACCATCCAACCATCACACTTATTGTTGCCCAGAAGCGGCACCATACTCGTCTGTTTCTGGAGAATCCAAGGGATGGGGGTTCCGCAGGCAATATATCACCGGGAACTGTTGTGGACACAACAATCGTGCACCCGTTTGAGTTTGACTTCTATCTTTGCAGTCATTACGGAGCCCTTGGAACAAGCAAACCCACACACTACCATGTTCTTTGGGACGAGCATCGGTTTACCTCAGATCAATTACAGAAGCTTATATATGACTTGTGCTTCACCTTTGCAAGATGTACAAAACCTGTATCATTGATCCCACCGGTGTACTATGCCGACCTCGTGGCATATAGGGGGCGATTATACTACGAGAGTACGGAGGGACAGTCTCCAGCTTCAGTATCCTCCTCCTCGTCCTCCTCCTCGACACATTCACCGCTGTCAGCGGCTTCTCTTGATGAAAGGTTCTGCAAACTGCACGCTGACTTGGAAAACATAATGTTTTTCGTGTGA